A window from Leptothermofonsia sichuanensis E412 encodes these proteins:
- the hemW gene encoding radical SAM family heme chaperone HemW, with translation MPLAKAFSGKAVAPSETPISAPISAYIHIPFCRRRCYYCDFPISVVGDKPLVRQQGADGKLPVRMNGSHSATIAQYIEILCREIYLTPSRGSLLETVFLGGGTPSLLSVAQLDSILAALSQQFGISSAAEISMEIDPATFDLEQLQGYRAVGVNRVSLGVQAFQPQLLAACGRSHTVEDIYQAIDLIHQAGFQNVSLDLISGLPHQTLEHWQDSLAQAIALAPTHLSCYDLTVEAGTPFSRQYKPGVSPLPSDDTTAAMYRLAQKTLTTAGYDHYEISNYAKSGYQCRHNRVYWENRPFYGFGMGATSYLDGDRFARPRKTREYYDWVREREEKRTKDTNSRTINSQQLSTATIPPASSYPPTPDLLLDTLMLGLRLAEGLSLADLEEKFGQAVLERIWVCLRPHYQKGWVRMQPDLEFTDFQSEQLPPNGRIQLTDPEGFLFSNIILIDLFQELS, from the coding sequence ACTACTGCGATTTTCCGATCTCGGTGGTCGGGGATAAGCCGCTGGTCAGGCAACAGGGAGCGGATGGGAAACTGCCCGTGCGGATGAATGGCAGTCATTCAGCAACGATCGCCCAATACATTGAAATCCTGTGTCGAGAGATTTACCTGACGCCATCCCGGGGCAGTTTGCTGGAAACCGTTTTCCTGGGGGGAGGAACTCCTTCTCTGCTTTCTGTGGCACAACTGGACAGTATTCTGGCAGCCCTGAGTCAGCAATTTGGCATCAGTTCCGCTGCCGAAATTTCAATGGAAATTGATCCCGCCACGTTTGATCTGGAGCAACTTCAGGGCTATCGCGCTGTCGGGGTAAATCGGGTCAGTTTAGGGGTGCAGGCATTTCAGCCGCAATTGCTGGCTGCCTGTGGGCGATCGCATACAGTCGAGGACATTTATCAGGCAATCGACCTGATTCACCAGGCAGGCTTCCAGAATGTCAGCCTGGATCTGATCTCTGGTCTGCCCCACCAAACCCTGGAACACTGGCAAGATTCCCTGGCACAGGCGATCGCCCTTGCTCCCACCCACCTTTCCTGCTATGACCTGACCGTTGAAGCCGGTACCCCCTTTAGCCGCCAGTACAAACCGGGAGTCAGTCCCCTTCCTTCCGATGACACCACGGCTGCCATGTACCGGCTTGCTCAGAAAACACTCACCACTGCCGGATATGACCACTACGAAATCTCAAACTACGCAAAATCGGGCTATCAGTGTCGTCATAACCGCGTTTACTGGGAGAATCGCCCTTTTTACGGATTTGGTATGGGTGCAACCAGTTATTTAGACGGCGATCGCTTTGCCAGACCCCGGAAAACACGAGAGTACTACGATTGGGTAAGGGAACGGGAGGAGAAAAGGACAAAGGATACCAATTCACGAACAATCAACAGCCAACAACTCTCAACTGCCACCATCCCTCCTGCTTCCTCCTACCCTCCTACCCCAGACCTTCTTCTGGATACGCTCATGCTGGGGTTGAGGCTGGCGGAGGGGCTGAGTCTGGCTGATCTGGAGGAGAAATTTGGACAGGCAGTCCTGGAGAGAATTTGGGTTTGTTTGCGCCCCCATTACCAGAAGGGCTGGGTCAGGATGCAACCCGATTTAGAATTCACCGATTTCCAATCAGAGCAGCTCCCCCCAAACGGGCGCATTCAACTCACAGACCCGGAAGGGTTTCTCTTTTCAAACATTATTCTGATTGACCTGTTCCAGGAACTGTCTTGA